A single region of the Terriglobia bacterium genome encodes:
- a CDS encoding RNA polymerase sigma factor, with translation MTTERLGELFDAHHERLYRLARRLSRDSEDARDLVQETFLRAARSLSSLPRSAEGCEAWLVRTAVNLCRDLRRRAAVRARARLEVAVDGDGTDPESESAIRVAVQSALATLAPRRRAVVVLHEIEGLEVREVARLLRIAPVTVRWHLHVGRADLRRILGEGLLSGRRRDER, from the coding sequence TTGACGACGGAAAGGTTGGGAGAGCTGTTCGACGCACATCACGAGCGGCTCTACCGCCTGGCCCGAAGGCTCTCCCGCGATTCCGAGGACGCGCGCGATCTCGTGCAGGAGACGTTCCTCCGCGCGGCGCGGAGCCTCTCATCCCTTCCGCGGAGCGCGGAGGGCTGCGAGGCGTGGCTCGTTCGGACGGCGGTGAATCTCTGCCGGGATCTACGCCGGCGTGCGGCCGTCCGAGCGCGGGCGCGGCTCGAGGTGGCGGTCGATGGCGACGGGACGGACCCGGAGTCCGAGAGCGCCATCCGCGTCGCCGTGCAATCGGCGCTCGCGACCCTCGCGCCTCGACGCAGGGCGGTCGTCGTCCTCCACGAGATCGAGGGGCTGGAAGTCCGGGAGGTCGCGAGGCTGCTCAGGATCGCGCCGGTCACGGTGCGATGGCATCTCCACGTGGGCCGAGCCGATCTGCGCCGGATTCTCGGCGAGGGCCTGCTATCCGGAAGGAGGAGGGACGAGCGATGA
- a CDS encoding tRNA-dihydrouridine synthase family protein: MAGGEMFRGRLVMAPMARGTDLPFRRLAAEWGAEVVLGEMAYAHKVAKRERSELALLRRHPSERNFGAQVAGKHPEAVAEAARIAADLGADFVDLNLGCPTDEVTRRGFGAALLERPSRVAALVAAMKAAVPVPVTVKMRLGWSEDRPTALKIALAAQDAGADAVTLHPRSRAQRYRRAADWNVVRELAERLTVPVIGNGDVMTWRDAARRMEESGCASVMVGRWALAKPWIFREFAERRDIVPGPDERLSVVRRYAELCLEHFGSDERGRTRARQFLTFHQDFFRRYRRGAGLEAVNSDDPREWGAQPTGEIEEWLCRADLPATEALCDWLVDGLPPAPPPPAGPDAPRAFKAAVLG; the protein is encoded by the coding sequence ATGGCCGGCGGCGAGATGTTCCGCGGGCGCCTCGTGATGGCGCCGATGGCGCGTGGGACCGATCTCCCGTTTCGCCGGCTCGCGGCGGAATGGGGCGCCGAGGTGGTCCTCGGCGAGATGGCGTACGCGCACAAGGTCGCGAAGCGGGAGCGGAGCGAGTTGGCGCTTCTGAGGCGCCATCCCTCGGAGCGGAATTTCGGGGCTCAGGTCGCGGGGAAGCACCCGGAGGCGGTGGCCGAGGCCGCGCGGATCGCGGCGGATCTCGGCGCGGACTTCGTGGACCTGAACCTCGGCTGCCCGACCGACGAGGTCACGAGGCGCGGGTTCGGCGCGGCCCTCCTCGAGAGACCCTCGAGGGTCGCGGCGCTCGTCGCCGCGATGAAGGCCGCGGTGCCGGTTCCGGTCACGGTGAAGATGCGGCTCGGCTGGTCCGAGGACCGGCCGACGGCGCTCAAGATCGCGCTCGCGGCGCAGGACGCGGGGGCGGACGCGGTGACGCTGCACCCGAGGAGCCGGGCACAGCGATACCGCCGCGCGGCGGATTGGAACGTCGTCCGCGAGCTGGCGGAGCGCCTCACGGTTCCCGTGATCGGGAACGGGGACGTCATGACCTGGCGCGACGCCGCGCGGCGGATGGAGGAGAGCGGCTGCGCCTCGGTGATGGTGGGACGCTGGGCGCTGGCGAAGCCGTGGATCTTCCGGGAGTTCGCCGAGCGGCGGGACATCGTCCCGGGGCCCGACGAGCGCCTGTCGGTGGTACGGCGCTATGCCGAGCTGTGCCTCGAGCACTTCGGCTCCGACGAGCGCGGGCGGACCCGCGCCCGTCAGTTCCTGACGTTCCACCAGGACTTCTTCCGGCGCTACCGGCGCGGAGCCGGCCTCGAGGCGGTCAACTCGGACGACCCCCGGGAGTGGGGCGCGCAGCCTACCGGCGAGATCGAAGAGTGGCTCTGCCGAGCCGACCTGCCCGCCACCGAGGCGCTGTGCGATTGGCTCGTGGACGGCCTCCCCCCGGCTCCTCCGCCCCCGGCGGGACCGGACGCGCCGCGCGCGTTCAAGGCCGCGGTGCTCGGCTGA
- the xseB gene encoding exodeoxyribonuclease VII small subunit — protein sequence MAKSTKAAKELSYGEAAARLEEILGKIEEGQVDIDELSGLVKEAAELATLCREKIHAAEVQVRTITEQLERETPAEAAAEGGEEPPF from the coding sequence ATGGCGAAGTCCACGAAGGCGGCGAAGGAGCTCTCCTACGGCGAGGCGGCGGCCCGCCTCGAGGAGATCCTCGGGAAGATCGAGGAGGGGCAGGTGGACATCGACGAGCTCTCGGGCCTGGTCAAGGAGGCCGCGGAGCTCGCGACGCTCTGCCGCGAGAAGATCCACGCCGCCGAGGTGCAGGTCCGCACCATCACGGAGCAGCTCGAACGCGAGACGCCCGCCGAGGCGGCGGCGGAGGGCGGCGAGGAGCCGCCTTTCTAG
- the xseA gene encoding exodeoxyribonuclease VII large subunit: MSRQVFHDGQGALRIRFSFDRRLVDLVKTLPNRRWNAVEKYWWVPEGDVVPLVDLLGPEGFDLDEATRSLYLGQGGTRAIESPARSAAGPAPPGLFEAAADGGDPLPAAGPSRGAADDYTVSRLNLEAKRALAAVFPAPVWLVGEISGFNKSAHRRIVGFHLVERDPAGRSVAEVNSVLFDEARQEIEARLAAAGGPFRLEDEVTVRVRGSVELYEPWGQFRFRVVEIDIGYTLGEAARRREEIVRRLTALGVLGLNTSLPFPVLPLRVGLVTSLGSDAFNDVVRTLQESGFAFRVTVHGARVQGRSTEPSVLNALDWFRRRLAEFDVVMICRGGGSRTDLAWFDSEPLGRAVAAFPLPVLIGIGHEQDQSVLDFVGWRSKTPTAAAARLVDRVRETEERIEAAARAILGGAADVTREEAQALADRTRRLAHAARGLLEREATELAHVRMRAVRATRSLLAAALGDVARRAAALPRAALLLLERRRMMLAQSGRQVVQGARRDLAAAARTVTELAAALGPRGLRRLGLEAERTDGRARRLHLVDPRRVVERGYAILRVAAGGVLTEAAAAPAGTSVLAELKRGRLTLRSLGSEAEEGGG; encoded by the coding sequence ATGAGCCGGCAGGTGTTCCACGACGGCCAGGGGGCCTTGAGGATCCGGTTCTCCTTCGATCGCCGGCTCGTGGACCTGGTGAAGACGCTTCCTAACCGGCGCTGGAACGCCGTCGAGAAGTACTGGTGGGTTCCCGAGGGGGATGTGGTCCCGCTCGTGGACCTCCTAGGCCCCGAGGGATTCGACCTCGACGAAGCCACCCGTTCCCTCTACCTGGGGCAAGGCGGGACGCGTGCGATCGAGTCGCCTGCGCGGTCCGCGGCCGGGCCGGCGCCGCCGGGGCTTTTCGAGGCGGCGGCCGACGGCGGGGATCCCCTGCCTGCGGCCGGTCCGTCTCGCGGCGCGGCCGACGACTACACCGTGTCGCGGCTCAACCTCGAGGCGAAGCGCGCCCTGGCCGCCGTCTTCCCCGCTCCGGTCTGGCTCGTGGGCGAAATCAGCGGATTCAACAAGAGCGCGCACCGCCGCATCGTCGGGTTCCACCTGGTCGAGCGTGACCCCGCGGGCCGCTCGGTCGCGGAGGTGAACTCGGTCCTCTTCGACGAGGCCCGCCAGGAGATCGAGGCGAGGCTCGCCGCCGCGGGAGGACCGTTCCGGCTCGAGGACGAGGTGACGGTCCGCGTCCGCGGGAGCGTCGAGCTGTACGAGCCCTGGGGGCAATTCCGCTTCCGGGTGGTGGAGATCGACATCGGATACACCCTCGGCGAGGCGGCGCGCCGGCGCGAGGAGATCGTGCGCCGGCTGACCGCGCTGGGGGTCCTGGGGCTCAACACGTCGCTCCCGTTCCCCGTCCTCCCGCTGCGCGTGGGGCTCGTCACGAGCCTCGGCTCCGACGCGTTCAACGACGTGGTCCGCACGCTCCAGGAGTCGGGGTTCGCGTTCCGTGTGACGGTGCACGGCGCTCGGGTCCAGGGACGCTCCACCGAGCCGTCGGTCCTGAACGCGCTGGACTGGTTCCGCCGGCGATTGGCCGAGTTCGACGTCGTGATGATCTGTCGGGGCGGCGGCTCCCGCACCGATCTCGCGTGGTTCGACTCCGAGCCGCTGGGCCGGGCGGTGGCGGCGTTCCCGCTCCCGGTCCTGATCGGGATCGGGCACGAGCAGGACCAGTCGGTGCTGGACTTCGTGGGTTGGCGCTCGAAGACGCCGACGGCGGCCGCGGCACGCCTGGTGGACCGGGTCCGCGAGACCGAGGAGAGGATCGAGGCCGCCGCCCGCGCGATCCTCGGGGGTGCGGCCGACGTCACGCGCGAGGAGGCCCAGGCGCTCGCCGACCGGACGCGGCGCCTGGCCCACGCGGCGCGCGGCCTCCTGGAGCGGGAGGCGACCGAGCTGGCCCACGTGAGGATGCGCGCGGTCCGCGCCACGAGGTCCCTCCTCGCGGCGGCGTTGGGCGATGTCGCGCGCCGCGCCGCCGCGCTCCCCCGAGCCGCGCTGCTCCTGCTCGAGCGCCGGCGCATGATGCTCGCGCAGTCCGGGAGGCAGGTGGTTCAAGGCGCGCGGAGGGACCTGGCCGCGGCCGCGAGGACGGTCACGGAACTCGCCGCCGCGCTCGGCCCGCGAGGGCTGCGGCGGCTCGGGCTCGAGGCGGAGCGAACCGACGGCCGCGCGCGTCGGCTGCACCTCGTGGATCCGCGGCGGGTGGTGGAGCGCGGATACGCGATCCTCAGGGTCGCGGCAGGGGGGGTGCTCACGGAGGCCGCGGCCGCTCCGGCGGGGACCTCGGTCCTCGCGGAGCTCAAGCGGGGACGGCTCACGCTGCGCTCCCTCGGGAGCGAGGCGGAGGAAGGCGGGGGGTAG
- a CDS encoding 4Fe-4S binding protein, whose amino-acid sequence MAMMITEECINCGACEPECPREAITEGDDRYVIDASKCTECKEDGDSKCIPVCPVDCILKTE is encoded by the coding sequence ATGGCCATGATGATCACCGAAGAGTGCATCAACTGCGGCGCTTGTGAGCCGGAGTGCCCGCGCGAGGCGATCACCGAGGGAGACGACCGGTACGTGATCGACGCCTCGAAGTGCACCGAGTGCAAGGAAGATGGGGACAGCAAGTGCATCCCTGTCTGCCCGGTGGACTGCATCCTGAAGACGGAGTAA
- a CDS encoding cysteine desulfurase — translation MEDEPIYLDFNATTPVAEEVLDAVRAALRDAWGNPSSAHRYGTRAREAVEEARDRVASLLGARPDEIVFTSGGTESDNAAVIGVAEALERRGRHLVISAIEHPAVEEAARYLEGRGWSVSRVRVDSDGRVAPAEIEAALRPETVLVSLMHANNETGVVQPVREAAAVARARGIPVHTDAAQSVGKIPVRTDDLGVDLLTVAGHKLYAPKGIGALYLRRGTPFAGFLRGAGHEAGRRAGTENIPGIVGLGAACALASREIGERAARLATTRDRLQAALRARFPSLVVHGAHADRLPNTLSAAIPGVDANTLLAGLEGVAASAGAACHSGGTEPSRVLLAMGVDPDVARCTLRLTTGRTTTLEQVDLAAERIASAAASIG, via the coding sequence TTGGAAGACGAACCGATCTACCTCGATTTCAATGCCACGACCCCGGTGGCGGAGGAAGTCCTCGATGCGGTCCGAGCCGCGTTGCGGGACGCCTGGGGAAACCCGTCGTCGGCCCACCGTTACGGGACGCGAGCGAGGGAGGCGGTCGAAGAGGCCCGGGATCGGGTCGCATCGCTCCTCGGCGCCCGCCCGGACGAGATCGTGTTCACCAGCGGAGGCACCGAGTCCGACAACGCGGCGGTGATCGGCGTCGCGGAAGCGCTCGAGCGGCGCGGACGGCACCTCGTGATCTCCGCGATCGAGCATCCGGCCGTCGAGGAAGCTGCCAGGTACCTCGAGGGGCGCGGCTGGTCGGTGAGCCGTGTCCGAGTTGATTCCGACGGGCGAGTCGCCCCGGCGGAGATCGAGGCGGCGCTTCGTCCCGAAACGGTCCTGGTTTCGCTGATGCACGCGAACAACGAGACCGGGGTCGTGCAGCCGGTCCGGGAAGCCGCCGCGGTCGCCCGGGCGCGCGGCATCCCGGTGCACACGGACGCGGCGCAATCCGTCGGGAAGATCCCCGTGAGAACCGACGACCTGGGGGTCGATCTGCTGACCGTGGCCGGGCACAAGCTCTACGCCCCGAAGGGAATCGGCGCGCTCTACCTCCGCCGGGGAACGCCCTTCGCCGGGTTCCTGAGGGGCGCCGGCCACGAGGCGGGCCGCCGCGCCGGCACGGAGAACATCCCCGGGATCGTCGGACTCGGTGCCGCCTGTGCTCTCGCCTCCCGGGAGATCGGAGAACGCGCCGCGCGCCTCGCAACGACGCGCGACCGGCTCCAGGCCGCGCTGCGGGCCCGTTTCCCGAGCCTCGTGGTGCACGGCGCGCACGCCGACCGGCTCCCCAACACCCTGTCCGCCGCGATTCCCGGGGTGGACGCGAACACGCTCCTCGCCGGGCTCGAAGGGGTTGCGGCTTCGGCGGGCGCGGCCTGCCATTCGGGCGGCACGGAGCCGTCGCGAGTCCTCCTCGCCATGGGTGTCGATCCCGACGTGGCGCGCTGCACCCTGCGTCTCACCACGGGGCGCACGACCACCCTCGAGCAGGTGGATCTGGCCGCGGAGCGGATCGCCTCGGCGGCGGCATCGATCGGGTAG
- a CDS encoding NUDIX hydrolase, whose protein sequence is MDETEVLEKRGVFKGRVVDLSVERIRLPNGNVCELELIRHPGAAAVVPVDDAGNALLIRQYRHATGGYLLEVPAGKLDPGEAPETCARREVEEETGYRPGELLPLGWIWTTPGFTDERIWLYVARGLAPTRQDLQNDEVLTVERVPLERAVSWAETGEIQDAKSICALLRASRILR, encoded by the coding sequence ATGGACGAGACCGAGGTCCTCGAAAAACGCGGCGTGTTCAAGGGGCGCGTGGTCGATCTCTCGGTCGAGCGGATCCGCCTGCCCAACGGCAACGTCTGCGAGCTGGAGCTGATCCGGCATCCCGGGGCCGCGGCCGTGGTCCCGGTGGACGACGCCGGGAACGCCCTCCTGATCCGCCAGTACCGGCACGCGACCGGCGGCTACCTCCTGGAGGTTCCCGCGGGCAAGCTCGATCCCGGCGAAGCTCCCGAGACGTGCGCGCGCCGCGAGGTCGAGGAGGAGACGGGCTACCGGCCGGGCGAGCTCCTTCCTCTCGGCTGGATCTGGACGACGCCCGGCTTCACCGACGAGAGGATCTGGCTCTACGTCGCCCGCGGCCTGGCCCCCACGAGACAGGACCTCCAGAACGACGAGGTGCTCACGGTCGAGCGCGTCCCCCTCGAACGCGCGGTCTCGTGGGCCGAAACCGGCGAGATCCAGGACGCCAAGTCGATCTGCGCCCTCCTCAGGGCGTCGCGCATCCTACGCTGA
- a CDS encoding TatD family hydrolase encodes MFLTDVHAHLCDAAFDTDLDAVLERAHAAGVAAVVAVGETLADARKNLELAARYSGTVLPAAGLYPVHLDRPQADALEALVRERRRDLAAIGEVGLDHWKVQDGAAREVQREIFLRFVALSIELDLPLNVHSRSASRDAVALLLARGARRVVLHAFDGKVRTALPAVEAGYYFSIPPSIVRSPQKQKLAKHLPLSCLLLETDSPVLGPAAGERNEPANLAVALAAVAGIKDVSVEEVAESVTENARRLFGITRP; translated from the coding sequence GTGTTTCTCACGGACGTCCACGCGCACCTCTGTGACGCGGCGTTCGACACGGACCTCGACGCGGTGCTCGAGAGGGCCCATGCGGCCGGGGTCGCCGCGGTGGTCGCCGTCGGCGAGACCCTCGCCGATGCCCGCAAGAACCTCGAGCTGGCCGCGAGGTACTCCGGCACGGTGCTTCCCGCGGCGGGGCTCTACCCCGTCCACCTGGACCGCCCGCAAGCGGACGCGCTCGAGGCGCTCGTGCGCGAAAGGCGGCGGGACCTCGCGGCGATCGGCGAGGTGGGGCTCGACCACTGGAAGGTCCAGGACGGGGCGGCCCGCGAGGTCCAGCGGGAGATCTTCCTGCGCTTCGTCGCCCTCTCGATCGAGCTCGACCTGCCCCTGAACGTCCACTCGCGCTCGGCGTCGCGAGACGCGGTGGCGCTCCTGCTCGCCCGCGGGGCGCGCCGCGTCGTTCTCCACGCGTTCGATGGCAAGGTCAGGACGGCCCTACCCGCGGTGGAGGCCGGTTACTACTTTTCGATCCCCCCGTCGATCGTCCGGTCTCCCCAGAAACAGAAGCTCGCGAAACACCTTCCCCTGTCCTGCCTCCTGCTCGAGACCGACAGTCCCGTGCTGGGGCCCGCGGCGGGGGAGCGAAACGAGCCGGCGAACCTCGCGGTCGCCCTGGCGGCCGTGGCCGGGATCAAGGACGTTTCCGTGGAGGAGGTCGCCGAGTCGGTGACCGAGAACGCCCGCCGTCTTTTCGGGATCACCCGCCCGTGA
- a CDS encoding HAD-IB family phosphatase has product MRRFDLVAFDVDGTLVEHPEGKTVWQVLNEALTGSGDRNRERLEMYHAGTLSYADWVSLDIGSWRDVGATRDGLITAFGPLRLVDGARETMGALKREGARLAVISGTLDLLLDTLFPDHPFDDVYTNRLAFDEAGRIASWWATPFDMDGKAEALRVIASREGLPLSRCAFVGDHSNDLSAARIAGFTVAFNPKCREIEEIAGAVVRSPDLRDVLPHLIAAG; this is encoded by the coding sequence GTGAGGCGCTTCGACCTGGTGGCGTTCGACGTGGATGGGACCCTCGTGGAGCATCCGGAGGGGAAGACCGTCTGGCAGGTGCTCAACGAGGCGCTCACCGGGAGCGGGGACCGGAATCGCGAGCGGCTCGAAATGTACCACGCGGGCACGCTGTCCTACGCCGACTGGGTGTCGCTCGACATCGGCTCCTGGCGCGACGTGGGGGCGACGCGGGACGGCCTGATCACCGCCTTCGGCCCGCTTCGGCTCGTGGACGGCGCGAGGGAAACGATGGGCGCGCTGAAGCGCGAGGGCGCCCGGCTCGCGGTGATCTCCGGCACCCTCGACCTGCTGCTCGACACGCTGTTTCCCGATCACCCGTTCGACGACGTCTACACGAACCGGCTCGCCTTCGACGAGGCGGGCCGCATCGCGTCCTGGTGGGCGACGCCGTTCGACATGGACGGGAAGGCCGAGGCGCTCCGTGTGATCGCGTCTCGCGAGGGGCTGCCCCTGTCCCGCTGCGCGTTCGTCGGCGACCACTCGAACGACCTGTCGGCCGCTCGGATCGCGGGGTTCACGGTGGCGTTCAACCCGAAGTGCCGCGAGATCGAGGAGATCGCCGGCGCGGTGGTTCGATCGCCGGACCTTCGCGACGTCCTGCCCCATCTGATCGCGGCGGGTTGA
- a CDS encoding DUF3858 domain-containing protein, with protein sequence MPKIAAIALLAAVALAAQPPATGAAPGSVPDWIADAPGRDARPDDDGLMLRQHLALTLGADGRVVRRSETAVKMLEEWVSRHGYFDPRIDWNDARSEMRVEQARTYMKDGTVRDAKENSLVANTAPELQWAVPYAYLRQMVVPQVGVEHGATSVLAYTVSDRSPSGVPLWGTVELRGDLPVLDQSLTIEVPEGTPFRWGAVRARLTPETAPRGGSVSTTFRRRDVPAASLAELPSGRAGVERLVYSTARSWPEARAWLEKRVEAAIAPDASVKAKAEEIAGGSALPEERISRVHGFVVDGLQTVAWPVAAFDYAVRPASEVLKSSVGHPLDKAVLLAAMLRALGLEARIALAASEREIARDVPCLPQLDEVWVEVRSGPHAVWLDPAAGLDRRNRASLAGRAVLRLDGASEAPETQPELDPLSNRAVLRAEIAAAASDREVGLSGSADLDLGGLYNPLVAFDRSEDRETPVAARVASAFGGAKAKDVFVGHRSAELSAIRTTIAGGSLPFAPSGLARLTLPRVPGAISGAALQVHRGKRTLPLVLPAPASETVEVVLDLGEGIDVAALPAEATISNGAGSLARTVRRDGRQLTLRTEFVLSGAVVEPERYADLRALVSTLESEGGRTVLLRRRE encoded by the coding sequence ATGCCGAAGATCGCCGCGATCGCGCTCCTCGCCGCCGTGGCCCTCGCGGCGCAGCCGCCCGCAACGGGCGCCGCGCCCGGCAGCGTCCCCGATTGGATCGCCGACGCCCCCGGGCGCGATGCACGGCCCGACGACGACGGCCTGATGCTCCGGCAGCACCTCGCCCTCACCCTCGGCGCCGACGGGAGGGTCGTGCGGCGCAGCGAGACGGCCGTCAAGATGCTGGAGGAATGGGTCTCCCGGCACGGGTACTTCGATCCCCGCATCGACTGGAACGACGCCCGCTCCGAGATGCGCGTCGAGCAGGCCCGCACCTACATGAAAGACGGGACGGTCCGGGACGCGAAGGAGAACAGCCTCGTCGCCAACACCGCGCCGGAGCTGCAGTGGGCGGTGCCTTACGCGTACCTGCGCCAGATGGTGGTGCCCCAAGTCGGCGTCGAGCACGGCGCGACGTCCGTGCTCGCGTATACGGTCTCCGATCGGAGCCCCTCCGGCGTGCCGCTCTGGGGGACGGTGGAGCTCCGCGGCGATCTCCCGGTGCTGGACCAGTCCTTGACGATCGAGGTTCCCGAGGGCACGCCTTTCCGTTGGGGGGCGGTGCGGGCTCGGCTCACCCCGGAGACGGCGCCCCGCGGCGGGAGCGTCTCCACCACGTTCCGCCGGCGGGACGTCCCGGCCGCGAGCCTGGCGGAGCTGCCGTCGGGCCGCGCCGGGGTCGAGAGGCTCGTGTACAGCACCGCGCGGAGCTGGCCCGAAGCCCGCGCGTGGCTCGAGAAGCGCGTCGAGGCGGCGATCGCTCCCGACGCGTCGGTGAAGGCCAAGGCCGAGGAGATCGCCGGGGGTAGCGCGCTCCCCGAGGAGAGGATCTCGCGGGTCCACGGGTTCGTCGTGGACGGGCTCCAGACCGTCGCGTGGCCGGTCGCGGCGTTCGACTACGCGGTCCGGCCGGCGAGCGAGGTGCTGAAGTCCAGCGTCGGCCATCCCCTGGACAAGGCGGTGCTGCTGGCGGCGATGCTCCGCGCCCTGGGGCTCGAGGCCAGGATCGCCCTGGCCGCATCGGAGCGCGAGATCGCGAGGGACGTCCCCTGCCTGCCTCAGCTCGACGAGGTCTGGGTCGAGGTCCGATCGGGACCGCACGCGGTCTGGCTCGACCCGGCCGCAGGGCTCGACCGGCGCAACCGCGCGAGCTTGGCGGGGCGCGCGGTCCTCCGGCTGGACGGGGCCTCGGAGGCGCCGGAGACCCAGCCGGAACTCGATCCCCTCTCGAATCGCGCCGTGCTCCGCGCCGAGATCGCCGCCGCGGCGTCGGACCGCGAGGTCGGTCTCTCGGGGTCGGCCGACCTGGACCTCGGCGGCCTCTACAACCCGCTGGTGGCGTTCGACCGCTCCGAGGACCGCGAGACGCCCGTCGCGGCGCGGGTGGCATCGGCCTTCGGCGGCGCGAAGGCGAAGGACGTCTTCGTCGGCCACCGGAGCGCGGAGCTGAGCGCGATTCGCACGACGATCGCCGGCGGCTCGCTTCCGTTCGCGCCCTCGGGACTCGCGCGCCTCACTCTCCCCCGCGTGCCCGGCGCGATCTCCGGCGCGGCGCTCCAGGTCCATCGCGGGAAGAGGACGCTTCCGCTGGTGCTCCCCGCTCCCGCCTCGGAGACGGTCGAGGTGGTCCTCGACCTAGGGGAGGGGATCGACGTCGCCGCCCTCCCGGCCGAGGCGACGATCTCGAACGGCGCCGGCTCGCTGGCGCGTACCGTGCGCAGGGACGGTCGGCAGCTGACGCTGCGCACGGAGTTCGTCCTCTCCGGCGCCGTCGTGGAGCCGGAGCGTTACGCGGACCTGAGGGCGCTCGTCTCGACGCTCGAATCCGAGGGCGGCCGGACGGTGCTGCTGCGCCGGAGAGAGTGA